Proteins encoded within one genomic window of Theobroma cacao cultivar B97-61/B2 chromosome 7, Criollo_cocoa_genome_V2, whole genome shotgun sequence:
- the LOC18594638 gene encoding LRR receptor-like serine/threonine-protein kinase FLS2, whose translation MRYSPILYQLLCFLLFLSYQATLSSSSSSSSATQLCSHDQSAALIQFKALFSINKTASKDCEINDIRSYPKTNSWKEGIDCCLWDGVSCDNITGQVISLDLSCSWLSGTLPSNSSLFLLSHLQRLDLSFNDFKKSKISSKVAVEPVLKLEQSTLSGIVRNLTEVRDIFLEGIDMSLVDPNSFMNLSYSLTSLSLTSCDLRGTFPENILNLANIKYLTLDSNPSLTGQLPKSNWGSPLEFLDASLTSFSGELSESIGNLKSLQGLSLIGCNFSGSIPRSLGNLSNLTFLFLPYNNFSGTIPSSLTSLTQLGLLQICNNRLEGSIPDNPNAFPNLSFLDLSDNLLSGTTPSWLYTHPSLNFLNLGNNQFSGHINEFQQSFLDYINFKNNTFQGAIPSSISKLVNLRFLDLSSNSLNGTISLDMFSKLQNLTWLELSSNALSLISSNSSVNFVLPNLEYVNLSSCNINEFPNFLKGSKVLKSLDLSNNRIYGQIYKFPWKVIEFLDLHSNLIEGDLPILPHNIRFFSVSSNHLAGEISGVCSMKFPEILDLSHNNFSGIIPQCIGSFGKSLSLLNLKKNKFHGNNFEGQIPRVTGEFSSLRALDLSHNNLVGHIPPSLGNLTQLESLDLSSNKLGGQIPRELVNLTLLSFFNVSNNQLVGPIPQGKQFSTFGNGSYEGNKGLCGPLLPIRCSSAEPRQPPPSI comes from the exons ATGAGATACTCGCCAATCCTCTATCAGTTACTTTGCTTCCTATTGTTTCTAAGTTATCAAGCTACTCTTTCATcctcttcatcttcttcttcagcAACACAATTGTGCTCTCATGACCAAAGTGCTGCCTTGATCCAATTCAAAGCCCTCTTTTCCATCAACAAAACTGCTTCCAAAGATTGTGAGATTAATGACATTAGATCTTATCCTAAGACCAACTCGTGGAAGGAGGGTATAGATTGCTGCTTATGGGATGGAGTCAGTTGTGACAACATCACCGGTCAAGTAATCAGCCTTGACCTCAGTTGCAGCTGGCTTTCCGGCACCCTCCCTTCAAACAGCAGCCTCTTCCTCCTTTCACACTTGCAAAGGCTTGACTTATCTTTCAAtgattttaagaaatccaaaatttcatccaaggTTG CAGTTGAACCAGTTCTGAAACTTGAACAATCCACTCTAAGCGGAATTGTTCGGAATCTAACAGAGGTAAGAGACATTTTTCTTGAGGGAATAGACATGTCATTGGTTGATCCTAACTCATTCATGAATCTATCTTATTCTCTCACATCTCTTAGTCTCACTAGTTGTGATTTACGTGGAACATTTCCAGAGAACATTCTCAATCTTGCCAACATCAAGTACCTCACATTGGATAGCAATCCTAGTCTCACTGGTCAGCTTCCAAAATCCAATTGGGGTAGTCCTCTTGAGTTTTTGGATGCATCTCTTACGTCTTTCTCTGGAGAATTGTCTGAATCAATTGGCAATCTAAAGTCATTACAGGGTTTGAGTCTCATTGGTTGTAACTTTTCAGGATCAATTCCAAGATCACTAGGAAATCTATCTAACCTTACTTTTTTATTCCTTCCATATAACAATTTTAGTGGTACGATTCCCTCTTCACTTACAAGCCTCACACAACTGGGACTTCTTCAGATTTGTAATAATCGACTAGAAGGTTCCATTCCTGATAATCCAAACGCATTTCCAAATCTCAGCTTTCTAGATTTATCTGATAACTTACTTAGCGGTACAACACCATCTTGGCTTTATACTCATccaagtttaaattttttaaatcttgGAAACAACCAGTTCAGTGGTCATATCAATGAATTCCAACAAAGTTTTTTGgattatataaatttcaaaaataacacCTTTCAAGGAGCAATTCCAAGCTCAATATCGAAACTTGTGAATCTTCGTTTTCTTGATTTATCCTCAAATAGTCTAAATGGTACAATAAGTTTGGACATGTTCTCAAAGCTTCAAAATCTCACCTGGCTTGAGCTTTCATCTAATGCCCTCTCACTAATAAGCTCCAATAGCAGCGTCAATTTTGTTTTACCCAATCTTGAGTATGTGAATTTATCATCTTGCAACATCAATGAATTTCCTAATTTTCTAAAAGGGtcaaaagttttgaaaagtTTAGATCTTTCCAACAACAGAATTTATGGCCAAATTTACAAATTTCCATGGAAAGTTATTGAGTTTCTTGACCTCCATTCCAATTTAATTGAAGGTGATCTACCAATACTACCCCACAATATCAgattcttttcagtttcaaGCAACCACTTGGCTGGAGAAATTTCTGGTGTGTGCAGTATGAAGTTTCCTGAGATTCTCGATTTGTCTCATAATAACTTTAGTGGAATCATCCCACAATGTATTGGAAGCTTCGGCAAAAGTCTGTCATTGTTGAATTTGAAGAAGAATAAGTTTCATGGAAACAACTTTGAAGGACAGATTCCAAGAGTAACTGGAGAGTTTAGTTCGCTCCGAGCACTTGACCTATCTCATAACAATCTCGTTGGTCATATCCCACCGTCGCTTGGAAATTTGACTCAACTTGAATCGTTAGATCTTTCGTCGAATAAGTTGGGTGGACAAATTCCAAGGGAGTTGGTGAATTTGACAttgctttcctttttcaacGTTTCTAATAATCAACTTGTTGGACCTATACCACAAGGCAAGCAGTTCAGCACCTTTGGAAATGGTTCATATGAAGGAAATAAGGGATTGTGTGGACCTCTACTCCCTATACGTTGCAGCAGTGCTGAGCCACGACAACCACCACCATCCATATGA